In Aeromicrobium wangtongii, the DNA window ACGCGGTCGAGCAGCGCGTCGACGACGAGCGAGCCCAGGTGTCCGGTGGCGGCGGTGACGGCAATGGGCATGAGTGGTCCTGTTCGATAGGGGCCGCGCAGAGGCGGGTGAAATCGAGCCTATGACTGTTCGACGGGATGCCGGCCGTTGCTCAGGCCTCGGACACGGCCTGGCCGGCAGCGTCCGCGACGACCCCGGCTGCGACAGCGGCCTCACGGTAGGCGGCAGCCAGCGTGGTGACGGTCTCGTGGGCGTTGAGCCCGCTGGGATTGGGCACCACCCACACCTGCGCGCCGCCCATCGTCCGTTCCTGACGGCCGGCGCGGGCCTTCTTCTCGGCGAAGGCGATCCGGTACGTGGTGATCCCCGCCAGCGCGACGACCCGCGGACGATGCTGCTCGACGAAGGCTTCGAGCCGCGTCCGTCCCGCGAGAAGCTCGTCGTTCTCCAGCTCGTCGGCCCGCGCCGACGCCCGGGCCACGATGTTGGTGATCCCCACGCCGCGCGACAGCAGGGCAGGCGCGGCGTCCTCGGGGGTCATGACGTCGTCGGGCAGGATGCCGGCGAGCCGCAGAGCCGGGTAGAACCGGTTGCCGGGCCGGGCGAAGTGCAGGCCGGTCGCGGCGCTGACCAGACCGGGGTTGATGCCGACGAACAGCAGCCGCAGGTCCTCAGGGACCAGGTCCGGGATCGTCCGCCCCGCGAACGACTCCAGCTCAGCCCGTGAGAACCCCATGCCCCGACCGTAGCGTCCGGCAGGACCTCGGCCGGTCTGACGACTCAATCCTCCAGATCGGAAAGGATCGCACGGTGGCGGGTCGCGACAAAGCGCCCTGTGGCGCGAGCGCCGCTACTAGTCTTTCG includes these proteins:
- a CDS encoding mismatch-specific DNA-glycosylase — its product is MGFSRAELESFAGRTIPDLVPEDLRLLFVGINPGLVSAATGLHFARPGNRFYPALRLAGILPDDVMTPEDAAPALLSRGVGITNIVARASARADELENDELLAGRTRLEAFVEQHRPRVVALAGITTYRIAFAEKKARAGRQERTMGGAQVWVVPNPSGLNAHETVTTLAAAYREAAVAAGVVADAAGQAVSEA